A genomic segment from Gorilla gorilla gorilla isolate KB3781 chromosome 3, NHGRI_mGorGor1-v2.1_pri, whole genome shotgun sequence encodes:
- the AMTN gene encoding amelotin isoform X2 encodes MRSTILLFCLLGSTRSLPLKPALGLPPTKLAPDQGTLPNQQQSNQVFPSLSLIPLTQMLTLGPDLHLLNPAAGMTPGTQTHPLTLRGLNVQQQLHPHMLPIFVTQLGAQGTILSSEELPQIFTSLIIHSLFPGGILPTSQAGANPDVQDGSLPAGGAGVNPAIQGTPAGRLPTPSGTDDDSAVTTPAGIQRSTRAIEETTIESANGIQ; translated from the exons ATGAGGAGTACGATTCTACTGTTTTGTCTTCTAGGATCAACTCGGTCATTACCA CTCAAACCTGCTTTGGGACTCCCTCCCACAAAACTGGCTCCGGATCAGGGAACACTACCAAACCAACAGCAGTCAAATCAG GTCTTTCCTTCTTTAAGTCTGATACCATTAACACAGATGCTCACACTGGGGCCAGATCTGCATCTG TTAAATCCTGCTGCAGGAATGACACCTGGTACCCAGACCCACCCATTGACCCTGAGAGGGTTGAATGTACAACAGCAACTGCACCCACAT ATGTTACCAATTTTTGTCACACAACTTGGAGCCCAG GGCACTATCCTAAGCTCAGAGGAattg CCACAAATCTTCACGAGCCTCATCATCCATTCCTTGTTCCCGGGAGGCATCCTGCCCACCAGTCAGGCAGGGGCTAATCCAGATGTCCAGGATGGAAGCCTTCCAGCAGGAGGAGCAGGTGTAAATCCTGCCATCCAGGGAACCCCAGCAGGCCGCCTCCCAACTCCCAGTGGCACAGATGACGACTCTGCAGTGACCACACCTGCAGGCATCCAAAGGAGCACACGTGCCATCGAGGAAACCACCATAGAATCAGCAAATG gaaTTCAGTAA
- the AMTN gene encoding amelotin isoform X1, which yields MRSTILLFCLLGSTRSLPQLKPALGLPPTKLAPDQGTLPNQQQSNQVFPSLSLIPLTQMLTLGPDLHLLNPAAGMTPGTQTHPLTLRGLNVQQQLHPHMLPIFVTQLGAQGTILSSEELPQIFTSLIIHSLFPGGILPTSQAGANPDVQDGSLPAGGAGVNPAIQGTPAGRLPTPSGTDDDSAVTTPAGIQRSTRAIEETTIESANGIQ from the exons ATGAGGAGTACGATTCTACTGTTTTGTCTTCTAGGATCAACTCGGTCATTACCA CAGCTCAAACCTGCTTTGGGACTCCCTCCCACAAAACTGGCTCCGGATCAGGGAACACTACCAAACCAACAGCAGTCAAATCAG GTCTTTCCTTCTTTAAGTCTGATACCATTAACACAGATGCTCACACTGGGGCCAGATCTGCATCTG TTAAATCCTGCTGCAGGAATGACACCTGGTACCCAGACCCACCCATTGACCCTGAGAGGGTTGAATGTACAACAGCAACTGCACCCACAT ATGTTACCAATTTTTGTCACACAACTTGGAGCCCAG GGCACTATCCTAAGCTCAGAGGAattg CCACAAATCTTCACGAGCCTCATCATCCATTCCTTGTTCCCGGGAGGCATCCTGCCCACCAGTCAGGCAGGGGCTAATCCAGATGTCCAGGATGGAAGCCTTCCAGCAGGAGGAGCAGGTGTAAATCCTGCCATCCAGGGAACCCCAGCAGGCCGCCTCCCAACTCCCAGTGGCACAGATGACGACTCTGCAGTGACCACACCTGCAGGCATCCAAAGGAGCACACGTGCCATCGAGGAAACCACCATAGAATCAGCAAATG gaaTTCAGTAA